In Ferviditalea candida, a single genomic region encodes these proteins:
- a CDS encoding alpha/beta fold hydrolase: MFKNLYFETNYILCKNTPLFYRIWKPDQPKGLILLIHGAGEDSGHYSLIGMESLKHNIALMAPDLRGFGQSGGQRGHVYKFHEYLQDLHEIVVDIRRKYSPLPIFLAGYSLGGLVIIRYLQLFSFKPSGVILSSPAVAVRRKLPYFFRKTTEAASILAPRLTLNSLKNNRLIQKFKWFTKMPDWMVEGMKDPLVLHYTPRWLMELLRNGTRALKEASKFHLPSIFLYDVHDPIVDSEKIQLFFETIPTDDKANIVFSQGHHQFLDNRQALEKIFQWMSVRI, encoded by the coding sequence ATGTTTAAAAATCTTTATTTTGAAACGAATTATATATTATGCAAAAATACGCCTCTGTTTTATCGAATCTGGAAGCCGGATCAACCCAAAGGCCTTATTCTGCTGATCCATGGGGCTGGAGAGGATTCCGGGCATTATTCCTTGATCGGCATGGAAAGTTTAAAACACAATATCGCTCTAATGGCCCCTGATTTAAGGGGATTTGGACAATCTGGCGGACAGCGCGGCCACGTGTATAAATTTCATGAATATCTGCAGGATTTGCACGAAATCGTCGTGGATATCCGCCGAAAATACTCGCCGCTTCCAATCTTTCTTGCCGGCTACAGTCTTGGCGGGTTAGTGATTATCCGCTACTTGCAGCTTTTTTCCTTTAAACCTTCGGGGGTGATTCTCAGTTCCCCGGCAGTGGCTGTCCGCCGCAAGCTTCCCTATTTTTTCAGAAAAACCACTGAAGCCGCATCTATCCTGGCACCACGACTCACGCTGAATTCGCTAAAAAACAACCGGTTGATTCAAAAGTTTAAGTGGTTTACGAAAATGCCGGACTGGATGGTTGAAGGAATGAAGGACCCGTTAGTGCTGCATTACACGCCTCGATGGCTCATGGAGCTGCTTCGGAACGGAACGAGAGCATTAAAAGAAGCGTCCAAATTCCATTTGCCCTCTATATTCCTTTATGATGTACATGATCCGATCGTGGATTCAGAAAAAATTCAGCTGTTTTTCGAAACGATCCCGACTGACGATAAAGCAAATATCGTATTTTCTCAAGGCCATCATCAGTTTTTGGATAATCGGCAGGCGCTCGAAAAAATTTTTCAGTGGATGAGCGTGCGGATTTAG
- a CDS encoding ankyrin repeat domain-containing protein, producing the protein MIEELMLAAKNGDTETMQLILEKHPELLNATMPNGESPLTAALYYGKQKAVDFLLDAGVSVTIHEAAALGDTDTLSYMLDLEPRLISEYSFDGWTPLHLACFFGGYEAAELLIDRGADVLARSRNNLDNMPIHTAAAAKRTAIVRLLLERGADPNARQHGGWTPIQQSVKNFDAEMTELLIQQQADPDMAQDEGMTARTIAEEKGYTDILDILMRKS; encoded by the coding sequence ATGATAGAGGAACTTATGCTTGCAGCAAAAAACGGTGATACCGAAACGATGCAGCTGATTCTGGAGAAGCATCCGGAGCTTTTAAACGCCACCATGCCAAACGGGGAGAGCCCATTAACTGCGGCGCTGTATTACGGCAAACAGAAAGCCGTCGACTTTCTGTTGGACGCCGGGGTTTCCGTTACGATTCATGAGGCGGCGGCGCTTGGAGACACAGATACCTTATCGTATATGCTGGATCTTGAGCCGAGACTGATCTCCGAATACAGCTTTGACGGCTGGACACCTTTGCATCTGGCCTGTTTTTTTGGCGGATATGAGGCGGCGGAACTGTTGATTGACCGAGGTGCCGATGTACTGGCCCGCTCGCGAAACAATTTGGACAACATGCCGATTCACACCGCGGCCGCGGCTAAACGAACCGCTATCGTGCGTTTGCTGCTGGAACGGGGAGCCGATCCGAATGCCCGGCAGCATGGAGGGTGGACACCGATTCAGCAAAGCGTGAAAAATTTTGATGCCGAAATGACCGAGCTCCTGATTCAGCAACAAGCCGATCCGGACATGGCGCAGGACGAAGGGATGACGGCCCGCACGATAGCCGAGGAAAAAGGTTATACGGACATACTCGACATTCTGATGCGTAAATCTTAA
- a CDS encoding FadR/GntR family transcriptional regulator, producing MKPPLKMRKSYEEVFEHLRDQIVSGKYNSGERLPSIKEFSIMFGVGQSTIREAIGSLKTMGLVTIRQGEGTFVTHIEPTELLSRLDSLRPITKQDVISLFEVRKIIETSTARLTAQRRTIEDLRLIGDALNEMEDAHIQNLSEMGAKADWKFHIAISRATRNEILNLLMHSISELIERTMSVSCKKMFEIEGVSEKLLQNHRDIYDAIRLQKAEEAELLMLEHLQYVENFYTVT from the coding sequence ATGAAACCGCCATTAAAAATGCGTAAATCCTATGAAGAAGTATTTGAGCATTTGAGAGATCAAATTGTTTCGGGAAAATACAATTCGGGTGAACGCCTTCCGTCCATAAAAGAATTCTCGATTATGTTCGGAGTCGGACAATCCACCATCCGCGAAGCGATCGGCTCGTTAAAAACCATGGGGCTTGTTACGATCAGACAAGGGGAAGGGACTTTTGTCACGCATATCGAACCGACGGAATTGTTGTCGAGATTGGACTCGCTCCGTCCGATAACGAAGCAGGACGTCATTTCATTGTTCGAGGTTCGGAAAATTATCGAAACCTCCACCGCCAGGCTCACCGCACAACGAAGAACGATTGAGGATCTGAGGTTAATCGGAGATGCGCTGAATGAAATGGAGGATGCGCACATTCAGAATTTAAGCGAGATGGGCGCAAAAGCAGATTGGAAATTTCATATTGCAATTTCCAGAGCGACGCGCAACGAAATATTGAATTTATTGATGCATTCGATTTCCGAACTGATTGAACGGACTATGAGTGTTTCATGCAAGAAGATGTTTGAAATTGAAGGCGTTTCCGAAAAGCTTCTGCAGAACCACCGGGACATATATGATGCCATACGGCTTCAAAAAGCCGAGGAGGCTGAGCTGCTGATGCTTGAGCATCTTCAATATGTGGAGAACTTTTATACCGTAACATAG